The nucleotide sequence GATGCCCCAGGAGCGCGGGTGCTCAGGCGGGCCGCCGATAGGTCGCCCGGCACCCGGCAGTACAGGGCCACGAGGTCGGCGCTGGTGCGTTCGGCCATGCGCTGGGCGGCTTCGCGCTGTGCCGGATGGGACCAGGTGGCGTCCAGGACGACGGACTCACCTGCGGACAGCAGCGTGGACGCACGATCGATGAGGGCGGCGTAGGTCTTGGCGGTCCACTCCGCCGTGTACAGCCCCTCGCCGTAGCCCGCGGCCGCGGACTCCTCCGCCGGGATGCCGGCCAGCTCCTTGCGCAGGCGGTCGCTGCTGAGCAGCGTGACGCCCAGACGGTCGGCCAGCGCACCGGAGAGCGTGGACTTCCCGCTGCCCGGGAGCCCGCCGACGAGGGTGAGGCCGATGGCGGAGGTGCGCAGGTGACGCAGCGTCGTCGTCACCAGCCGGTGTGCCGCTTCCTGTGCTCCGGATGTGCCCTGGCGGGCCTGGATCAGGTAGACCTTGGCCCGGACGAAGGCGCGGTAGGCGACGTAGTGGTGCCACAGGGAAGGGGGTGCGGGGTCGCCGGAGTACTCGCTGTACTCGGCGAGGAAGAACGCCGCGGCTTCCGGGGCGCCGAGCTGTTCCAGGTCCATGGCGAGGAAGGCGGCGTCGTCGAGGCCGTCGACGTAACGCAGGCGGTCGTCGAACTCCAGGCAGTCCAGGACGCGGGGGCCGTCGTCGAGACAGAAGATGTCCTCGGCGAGCAGGTCGCCGTGGCCGTCCACCACCCTCCCCTGCTCGATGCGGGCGTCGAAGAGCCGTTTGCGGCCGGAGAGATAGCGGCGCACCAGTCGCTCGACCTCCTCGACCTCCTCGACCTCCTCGACGTCCTCGACGTCCTCTGCGCCGTCGAGCGGCAGGCCGTCGTCGGCCATGGCGCGGACCTGTGCGAAGCTCGCTGCCCAGCGCGACAACAACGCGTCCCTGGTGCCCTGTTCGTCCACCTCCCGGCTGCGGGGCGCGTCCGCGTGACGCGTGGCGAGCTGCCGGGCGACGGCGCGCAGGACATCGTCGACGGTGGCCCCGTCCCGAGCCAGGCGGGACAGGCGGCGCGCCGACGGCATGCGCCGCATCACCACGAGGGGCTCGGGCACGTCCGTGTCAGGGCTGCGGATTTCCCCCACGCCCAGATAGACATCGGGGGAGAAGCGACGGTTGAGCTCGACTTCCCGCTCGCACGCGGCCCGTCGGGCCGCGACGGTGGTGTAGTCCAGGAACTCCAGATCGACCGGTTTCTTCACCTTGTAGGCGCGGTCGCCGACGAACACCACGACTGCGGTGTGGGTCTCGCACACCTCCGCGCGGGGAAGCGGCGGAGCGTCGAGGCCGGCGCTGGGGCGGACCACGGACGTATCGGCCCGATGCACCGCCTCCGTCGGCTCCCCGCCGTGGTTCGGTTCAGCCATGGGGGACGACGGCGACGGGGCAGCGCGCGTGGTGGACGGCGGCTTGGGCCACGTGGCCCAGGTGCGGTGCCACGGGCGGATGGTGCTTTCGTCGGCCGACCACCAGCAGCCCGGCGTTCTCGGCCTCGCTCACGACGGCCTTGGCGGGGCTTTCGAGCCGGACCACGTCGAGCACCCTCACACCGGGGAACTTCTCGCGCCAACGGCGGAGCGCCTGGCTCAGGTGCTTCTGGATGTCCTGTGTGATCTCCTCGGTCACGTCATGGTCCACGCCCCAGGGAACGTGTGCGTGGATCGGCACACTTCGGCCGTGGATGGCCCTGAGGGGCACGCCACGCGCCGCGGCGGTGACGAACCCGAACTCGAGCAACTCGTCGCAGGGGCCGTGCAGTTTCAGCGCCACGACCACGACGCCCGTCGTAGGCGCGGTGGGCTGGGGCCTTCCTTCCCGCGCCTCGGCGCGTACGAGGACCACCGGGTGCTCGGCCTTCGCCACGACGGGCATGCTGACGTCTCCCATGAAGTAGCTCTCGACAGGCGTCAGTCCACGTGAACCGAGCACGAGCACCTCGGACTCCGAAGCCGCTTGCAGCAGCGCGTCCTGGGCGTCGTCGGCGACCAGGTTGCCGACGATGGAGAGACCTGGGTGGTGTGCCTGGAGCTCGGCCCGCGCGTTGTGGACGATCCGCTTGGCCCAGTAGTTCTGATCCAGCTCCGAGGGGATGTCGGTCGGCTCTGGCACCAGCAGGGGCCATGCGTGCAGCAGGCGCAGCGTGAGCTTGCGCCGTTCGGCCTCTGCGGCGGCCCAGTGGGCGGCGGCAAGGCTCTCGGGTGAGCCGTCGAGGCCCACGGTGATCGCTGGCTCCATGGCGGCTGCCTCCGTCTCGTACGAAGCTGGAGTCACGGGAACGAGTCCTCTCGTCCAGACTGCGCCCGTATGCCGAGTACGGCCTCTTCAGGAGGGGTGTGCCGCCCGGCGCGAGGAGGAGGTGAAAGAAGTGGT is from Streptomyces sp. NBC_01314 and encodes:
- a CDS encoding AAA family ATPase: MCETHTAVVVFVGDRAYKVKKPVDLEFLDYTTVAARRAACEREVELNRRFSPDVYLGVGEIRSPDTDVPEPLVVMRRMPSARRLSRLARDGATVDDVLRAVARQLATRHADAPRSREVDEQGTRDALLSRWAASFAQVRAMADDGLPLDGAEDVEDVEEVEEVEEVERLVRRYLSGRKRLFDARIEQGRVVDGHGDLLAEDIFCLDDGPRVLDCLEFDDRLRYVDGLDDAAFLAMDLEQLGAPEAAAFFLAEYSEYSGDPAPPSLWHHYVAYRAFVRAKVYLIQARQGTSGAQEAAHRLVTTTLRHLRTSAIGLTLVGGLPGSGKSTLSGALADRLGVTLLSSDRLRKELAGIPAEESAAAGYGEGLYTAEWTAKTYAALIDRASTLLSAGESVVLDATWSHPAQREAAQRMAERTSADLVALYCRVPGDLSAARLSTRAPGASDADLDVARAMAAAAPPWPEAVTVDTSGPLEAAVVQALAAVRPYGTGQAPVFRRPYMEPD
- a CDS encoding universal stress protein, producing MEPAITVGLDGSPESLAAAHWAAAEAERRKLTLRLLHAWPLLVPEPTDIPSELDQNYWAKRIVHNARAELQAHHPGLSIVGNLVADDAQDALLQAASESEVLVLGSRGLTPVESYFMGDVSMPVVAKAEHPVVLVRAEAREGRPQPTAPTTGVVVVALKLHGPCDELLEFGFVTAAARGVPLRAIHGRSVPIHAHVPWGVDHDVTEEITQDIQKHLSQALRRWREKFPGVRVLDVVRLESPAKAVVSEAENAGLLVVGRRKHHPPVAPHLGHVAQAAVHHARCPVAVVPHG